The following nucleotide sequence is from Pseudobdellovibrionaceae bacterium.
TCCGCCACAATGACTGTTTGGTCCCTTTTGGGCTCCTGATACTGACCAAACTTCTGGGTCTGATAGAGTATTTGATTTCTCAACTCATGCACGCCCCGCTTAGGCCCTTCGAGGACGGCCTTGACCACCCTCTCCTGACCAAAAACCTCTCCATCGGCATTGGTCACACCCGAAATGCCCCGTGTGCACACCACCAAACGATCCCTCGGGTTCAGAGCCACTTTATGGCTCTCCGTGATGTCAGAAAATTCGTTGGTTATCATTCCCCCGGACGATTTCAAGGGCTTCAGTTCACCCGAAGCATAATCCTGGGTTAATGCCACCACGTCCCCCAGGCGGCAGTAGTGAAGTTCGAAGGTGCGTCGATCAATCAAGGCGTAAAAGATGTCGATCTTGTCCCCTTCTCTCAGGCCGGCGCGCAAATCACCCGCCAGCAGATTAAGGATTTCATGTGGAGCCGACCCTCTGCGCGCCTCCATGCGTGCCGACATCTTTAGGAGAACCGACATAAAAAGCGCCGAGGTGGAATAGCCCGAGGAACTTGCCGCCACAATGCCGAAGTGCATGGGATCATCATGTTCAAAGATATCGAAGTAGTCGCCTCCGGAGACCGCACTGGGAATAAACTTGGTGCTAAACTCTAAGCCTGAAATATTGGGGAATTCCGTCGGAACCAGCAGGCGCTGAATATTCTCTGCGGATTTCAAATCGGCAGCCACCTGGGCAATCAGGTTTTCCAGTCGAGAGTTGGCTTCCGACAGCTCTCGACGAAAGCGAGCCAAATCCTCCTCACGCTGACGGACCTCACCCTCAAGTTCCTGAATGCGCTTTTTAAGGTGAGTTTCATTTTCTTGGCCGCTCATTGACTCTAGATTGTCAGAGTCTCGACGATGGATGTCAACAGATGCCTCCCCCACCTTCTTCTCCCCATAAATGCCCAGGATAAGGGCAATAATGCGGGGCACTATTTTAAGTTCTTGAAAGTTTTACAGAGCTATTCTACCGCTAAGATATGGATCCAAAACGTCGAATTACCTGGGAAAAACTCTCCCTTGATTTGGAGCTGTTGACGGTCGAAGACCCTGGCTCATTGGCACCGGTGCTGATCGGTGTGAACACCCTATTGGAGAATCTGGATTCGGGCGAAGCTATCTTGCGCGTTCTCAACTTCATGGCCTACGAACTTTCTGCTCTGTCGTCCGATTTGAACGAACAAGATCGATTTCTGTTACTGAATGACTACTTTTTTAATCGCAAAGGCTTTCAAAGCCGCCCGCCCGTCAGCGGTGCCATTCACCGTGAAGATCTTTTGATTCAACCCGTGTTACAGAACAAAGTGGGACACCCAATGGTTTTGGCCCTCATCTACAGTCATTTGGCCACCCAGGTGGATATTCCCGCCTTTTTGATCAACCTCCCCTGCCACGCAATCTTGAAGTGGGTGCGCGGAGGACGTTCCAGCTATGTGGATCTCACAGAGAATGGCAGTCTTCTGGAAGAAGATCGATTGATCCAGTTGGTAAATCGCACCTTCAATAGTGACGAAGATTCCAAATCAGAATCTCTCGACATTTTGCCGAGCCGCCAGGTTATTCTTCGCTATTTGACTCTGCTATTGGAACACCACGAAATGGTCGACGAAAAGGACCAACTTCTGCTGCTCTATAATGTTTTGCTCAAGATGGAACCTTCAAATCTCAAGGTTCTGGCCAGGCGGTCACTGCTTTTGCGTGAGATGGGCCAAGCCAAAGAGGCCATTGCCGATTTGAAGCGCTACTTTTCTTTTGTCGATCGCAGCCAGGCCTCTCCCGAGCTGCAAATGGCCTTTTTGGAGCTGCAACAAATCACAGAGCCCAATCTGTTCGCTCAACAGGGCGAGTACCTGCACTAGGTGTCAGTCACCCAACTAAATCGCCACCATTAAATTGTACGAATGTTTGTTGATCTGACGAAGCAGATGAACAATCTCGCCCATTTGCACCAGGTCCTCGCTTTGGCCGGACATGGTTCCCAATAGGCCAAGCAAGCGATGGGAGTTCTTTTCTGCACGAGCCGTCTTGTCACGAAATTGTGGCCACAACTCCTCTTCTTCCTTTTCATGGGAAAG
It contains:
- a CDS encoding SpoIIE family protein phosphatase; the protein is MSGQENETHLKKRIQELEGEVRQREEDLARFRRELSEANSRLENLIAQVAADLKSAENIQRLLVPTEFPNISGLEFSTKFIPSAVSGGDYFDIFEHDDPMHFGIVAASSSGYSTSALFMSVLLKMSARMEARRGSAPHEILNLLAGDLRAGLREGDKIDIFYALIDRRTFELHYCRLGDVVALTQDYASGELKPLKSSGGMITNEFSDITESHKVALNPRDRLVVCTRGISGVTNADGEVFGQERVVKAVLEGPKRGVHELRNQILYQTQKFGQYQEPKRDQTVIVAEVKDRVIKLAKN